From one Pseudoliparis swirei isolate HS2019 ecotype Mariana Trench chromosome 5, NWPU_hadal_v1, whole genome shotgun sequence genomic stretch:
- the LOC130193745 gene encoding L-selectin-like isoform X3, with translation MNWTEARKWCQRTYTDMVVIQNQRENDYLVSLLPNRNMSPYFWIGITKNQKNETWTWIGNNSTWIGEQSWAANEPNNNHIKDFCVEIYVNTGVNRGKWNDEKCTNLKSPVCYEAQCTATSCDRGRCQETIGNITCLCEPGFTGNKCQTAQCTAMSCNRGRCQETIDNITCLCEPGFTGNKCQTAVECPPLSQPGDGYLNCSGEKLTFNSTCWFKCYPGFLITGSQDVTCGVTGVWSGPRPFCASYKQALLAVVGCVAVSAFCCVCFCWMKRRKRKEVAQAA, from the exons ATGAACTGGACCGAGGCCCGAAAGTGGTGCCAGAGAACTTACACAGACATGGTGGTCAtccagaaccagagagagaaCGACTATCTGGTCTCCTTGCTGCCAAACAGAAACATGAGTCCATATTTTTGGATTGGAATCACTAAAAACCAGAAGAATGAGACTTGGACCTGGATTGGTAATAACAGCACGTGGATTGGAGAACAGTCATGGGCAGCGAACGAGCCCAACAACAACCACATCAAAGACTTCTGCGTGGAGATCTACGTGAATACAGGAGTAAACAGAGGGAAGTGGAACGATGAGAAGTGCACCAATCTAAAATCCCCTGTTTGTTATGAAG CCCAATGTACGGCAACATCATGTGACAGGGGAAGATGCCAGGAGACCATAGGTAACATTACCTGCCTCTGTGAGCCCGGCTTCACGGGAAACAAGTgccagacag CCCAATGTACGGCAATGTCATGCAACAGGGGAAGATGCCAGGAGACCATAGATAACATTACCTGCCTCTGTGAGCCCGGCTTCACGGGAAACAAGTgccagacag CTGTGGAGTGCCCCCCTCTGTCTCAGCCTGGTGATGGATACCTTAACTGCTCGGGGGAAAAGCTGACATTCAACTCAACCTGTTGGTTTAAGTGCTACCCGGGCTTCCTGATCACCGGCTCGCAGGACGTTACCTGCGGGGTCACCGGGGTCTGGAGCGGCCCGAGACCTTTTTGTGCAA GCTATAAACAGGCTCTGTTGGCGGTGGTCGGCTGTGTAGCCGTCTCCGCTTTCTGCTGCGTCTGTTTTTGCTGGATGAAGCGCAGAAAAC GAAAGGAAGTTGCGCAA GCAGCCTGA
- the LOC130193745 gene encoding L-selectin-like isoform X1, which yields MNWTEARKWCQRTYTDMVVIQNQRENDYLVSLLPNRNMSPYFWIGITKNQKNETWTWIGNNSTWIGEQSWAANEPNNNHIKDFCVEIYVNTGVNRGKWNDEKCTNLKSPVCYEAQCTATSCDRGRCQETIGNITCLCEPGFTGNKCQTAQCTAMSCNRGRCQETIDNITCLCEPGFTGNKCQTAVECPPLSQPGDGYLNCSGEKLTFNSTCWFKCYPGFLITGSQDVTCGVTGVWSGPRPFCASYKQALLAVVGCVAVSAFCCVCFCWMKRRKRKEVAQVRSVLKCTCPEPLHSFTHIPYLES from the exons ATGAACTGGACCGAGGCCCGAAAGTGGTGCCAGAGAACTTACACAGACATGGTGGTCAtccagaaccagagagagaaCGACTATCTGGTCTCCTTGCTGCCAAACAGAAACATGAGTCCATATTTTTGGATTGGAATCACTAAAAACCAGAAGAATGAGACTTGGACCTGGATTGGTAATAACAGCACGTGGATTGGAGAACAGTCATGGGCAGCGAACGAGCCCAACAACAACCACATCAAAGACTTCTGCGTGGAGATCTACGTGAATACAGGAGTAAACAGAGGGAAGTGGAACGATGAGAAGTGCACCAATCTAAAATCCCCTGTTTGTTATGAAG CCCAATGTACGGCAACATCATGTGACAGGGGAAGATGCCAGGAGACCATAGGTAACATTACCTGCCTCTGTGAGCCCGGCTTCACGGGAAACAAGTgccagacag CCCAATGTACGGCAATGTCATGCAACAGGGGAAGATGCCAGGAGACCATAGATAACATTACCTGCCTCTGTGAGCCCGGCTTCACGGGAAACAAGTgccagacag CTGTGGAGTGCCCCCCTCTGTCTCAGCCTGGTGATGGATACCTTAACTGCTCGGGGGAAAAGCTGACATTCAACTCAACCTGTTGGTTTAAGTGCTACCCGGGCTTCCTGATCACCGGCTCGCAGGACGTTACCTGCGGGGTCACCGGGGTCTGGAGCGGCCCGAGACCTTTTTGTGCAA GCTATAAACAGGCTCTGTTGGCGGTGGTCGGCTGTGTAGCCGTCTCCGCTTTCTGCTGCGTCTGTTTTTGCTGGATGAAGCGCAGAAAAC GAAAGGAAGTTGCGCAAGTAAGGTCAGTGTTGAAATGTACTTGTCCAGAGCCGCTCCACTCATTTACACACATTCCATATTTGGAAAGttga
- the LOC130193739 gene encoding P-selectin-like, which yields MFQVAVETRQRLRRMLLIVAFIAFSQDLSGGGGARAWTYNYSTTPNRGWLEARKWCLQHFTDLVPIRNGAENDFLNNMLPFNRGYYWIGIGKEGRDWVWKETHEKVPKEAQNWASKEPDNIAAQDCVEIYIKRDKDTAKWNNESCRKKKGTICYTASCTKDSCSANADCGETIGDFACRCHPGFLGSRCEEAIACTPSLDPERGSHNCFHPHGSNRFNSSCRFYCERGFQLVGVPQRRCQASGRWNHPAPLCRVERCPLLNRTGIGAGSLNCSHPIASYSYNSTCEVRCDEGYEHSGPHQIRCDRIGQWTASVHPCTIKKCSPVFFPVTGNVTCVNLDALEPFSFGSRCNFTCQEGYHLTREDTFTCLASGQWSNPTPTCAVVQCSRLKAPPHASMQCQDPLGNYSYGSMCTWQCEQGFDLIGTNVTTCSSQGNWSCALPVCRAKTCDLIDPPHGSLNCSDPNGSFRFGSVCTTACDEGFLPNGTAGSECTSLGRWSADLPHCLARRCPALSSPSHGSLTCSDPHGEFSFGSRCTSACEEGFLLNGTADTECTSLGEWSAHIPRCLAKRCPAVSSSSHGSLACSDPHGEFSFGSRCTSTCMEGFLLNGTADTECTSLGEWTADIQHCLAKRCPALSSPSHGSLTCSDPHGEFSFDSRCTSACEEGFLLNGTADTECTSLGAWSAHIPHCLAKRCPALSSYSHGSLTCSDPHGEFSFGSRCTSACEVGFLLNGTADTECTSLGEWTADIQHCLAKRCPALSSPSHGSLICSDPHGEFSFGSRCTSACEEGFLLNGTADNECTSLGAWSAHIPRCLVKRCPAVSSYSHGSLVCSDPHGEFSFGSRCTSTCMDGFVLNGTADTECTSLGEWRADIQHCLAKRCPALSSPSHSSLVCSDPHGEFSFGSRCTSACEEGFLLNGTADTECTSLSAWSAHIPHCLAKRCPAVSSPPHGSLVCSDPHEEFSFGSRCTSTCEEGFALNGTADTECTSVGMWSRGIPHCLAQPCPLLAKAPQHGSMNCSHPYASFSFDSHCDFECNEGFWRRGTPTLTCNNSGYWSQDRPTCQPVQCEAIRASSVSLSMNCSHPLGNFRFSSQCLFSCEEGFSLNGTEVLLCSSSGFWNDSRPNCTDMPVMTGFLSSVSVAAFYAVPLVLIGLALIIMRFKKRGKTNMSEAPAWGDRENPAFDFEI from the exons ATGTTTCAAGTAGCAGTTGAGACGAGACAAAGGCTGCGTCGCATGTTGCTGATAGTTGCATTCATTGCATTTTCCCAAG ACCTGAGCGGCGGGGGAGGAGCACGGGCATGGACCTACAACTACAGCACCACTCCGAATCGAGGATGGCTCGAGGCCCGCAAGTGGTGCCTTCAGCACTTCACAGACTTGGTGCCCATCCGGAACGGGGCGGAGAACGACTTCCTGAACAATATGCTGCCGTTCAACCGAGGATATTACTGGATAGGCATCGGCAAAGAGGGCCGAGACTGGGTCTGGAAAGAAACCCATGAGAAGGTGCCCAAGGAGGCTCAGAATTGGGCGTCGAAGGAGCCAGATAACATAGCAGCTCAGGACTGTGTGGAGATTTACatcaagagagacaaagacacggCCAAGTGGAACAATGAGAGCTGTCGAAAGAAGAAGGGAACCATCTGCTACACTG cctcGTGTACAAAGGACTCCTGCAGTGCAAATGCAGACTGTGGGGAGACCATAGGAGACTTTGCCTGCCGGTGCCATCCTGGTTTCCTGGGGTCACGATGTGAAGAGG CAATAGCATGCACACCCTCGCTGGATCCAGAACGAGGTTCCCATAACTGTTTCCATCCCCATGGGTCCAATCGTTTCAACTCTTCCTGCCGTTTCTACTGTGAACGTGGCTTCCAGTTGGTCGGCGTGCCACAGCGCCGATGCCAAGCCAGCGGCCGGTGGAACCACCCCGCCCCTCTGTGTCGAG TCGAACGGTGTCCACTTCTGAACCGCACCGGCATCGGTGCAGGCAGTCTGAACTGCAGCCACCCCATCGCCTCCTACAGCTACAACTCCACctgtgaggtcaggtgtgatGAGGGCTACGAGCACAGTGGGCCCCACCAGATACGCTGTGACCGCATCGGCCAGTGGACGGCCAGTGTCCACCCATGTACAA TTAAAAAGTGCTCCCCCGTCTTCTTTCCGGTCACGGGCAACGTGACCTGTGTGAATCTGGACGCTCTGGAGCCTTTCTCCTTTGGCTCGCGGTGTAACTTCACCTGCCAGGAAGGCTACCACCTGACCAGAGAGGACACATTCACCTGTCTGGCCTCGGGACAATGGAGCAACCCGACCCCTACATGCGCAG TGGTGCAGTGCAGCCGTTTAAAGGCTCCTCCCCATGCCTCCATGCAATGCCAGGACCCTTTAGGAAACTACAGCTATGGCTCGATGTGCACTTGGCAATGTGAACAGGGATTTGATCTGATTGGCACAAACGTGACGACGTGTTCTTCACAGGGCAACTGGAGTTGTGCACTTCCTGTTTGCCGAG CTAAGACGTGTGACCTAATAGATCCTCCTCATGGCTCCCTAAACTGTTCTGACCCAAACGGTTCCTTCCGTTTTGGCTCCGTGTGCACGACGGCCTGCGACGAGGGCTTTCTACCGAATGGGACAGCCGGCTCGGAGTGCACCTCCCTGGGCAGGTGGAGCGCAGACTTACCACATTGCCTgg CGAGGAGATGCCCGGCCCTGAGCTCTCCCTCTCACGGCTCTTTAACCTGCTCCGATCCTCACGGAGAGTTCAGTTTTGGTTCACGGTGCACGTCAGCTTGTGAGGAGGGTTTCCTCCTGAATGGGACGGCTGACACCGAGTGCACCTCTCTGGGCGAGTGGAGCGCACACATCCCTCGTTGCTtgg CGAAACGATGTCCCGCTGTGAGCTCTTCCTCTCACGGTTCCTTAGCCTGCTCTGATCCTCATGGAGAGTTCAGTTTTGGTTCTCGGTGCACGTCAACATGTATGGAGGGTTTCCTCCTGAATGGGACGGCTGACACCGAGTGCACCTCTCTGGGCGAGTGGACCGCCGACATCCAACATTGCTTGG CTAAGAGATGCCCGGCCCTGAGCTCTCCCTCTCACGGCTCTTTAACCTGCTCCGATCCTCACGGAGAGTTCAGTTTCGATTCACGGTGCACGTCAGCTTGTGAGGAGGGTTTCCTCCTGAATGGGACGGCTGACACAGAGTGCACCTCTCTGGGCGCGTGGAGCGCACACATCCCTCATTGCTTAG CTAAACGATGTCCCGCTCTGAGCTCTTACTCTCACGGCTCTTTAACCTGCTCCGATCCTCACGGAGAGTTCAGTTTTGGTTCACGGTGCACGTCAGCTTGTGAGGTGGGTTTCCTCCTGAATGGGACGGCTGACACCGAGTGCACCTCTCTGGGCGAGTGGACCGCCGACATCCAACATTGCTTGG CTAAGAGATGCCCGGCCCTGAGCTCTCCCTCTCACGGCTCTTTAATCTGCTCCGATCCTCACGGAGAGTTCAGTTTTGGTTCACGGTGCACGTCAGCTTGTGAGGAGGGTTTCCTCCTGAATGGGACGGCTGACAACGAGTGCACCTCTCTGGGCGCGTGGAGCGCACACATCCCTCGTTGCTtag TTAAACGATGTCCCGCTGTGAGCTCTTACTCTCACGGTTCCTTAGTCTGCTCTGATCCTCATGGAGAGTTCAGTTTCGGTTCACGGTGCACGTCAACATGTATGGACGGATTTGTCCTGAATGGGACGGCTGACACCGAGTGCACCTCTCTGGGCGAGTGGAGAGCCGACATCCAACATTGCTTGG CTAAGAGATGCCCGGCCCTGAGCTCTCCCTCTCACAGCTCTTTAGTCTGCTCTGATCCTCACGGAGAGTTCAGTTTTGGTTCACGGTGCACGTCAGCTTGTGAGGAGGGTTTCCTCCTGAATGGGACGGCTGACACCGAGTGCACCTCCCTGAGCGCGTGGAGCGCACACATCCCTCATTGCTTGG CTAAACGATGTCCCGCTGTGAGCTCTCCCCCTCACGGCTCTTTAGTCTGCTCTGATCCCCATGAAGAGTTCAGTTTTGGTTCTCGGTGCACATCAACCTGTGAGGAAGGCTTTGCCTTGAACGGCACAGCTGACACAGAGTGCACCTCCGTGGGCATGTGGAGCAGAGGAATACCCCACTGTCTGG CACAGCCATGCCCTCTACTGGCCAAGGCTCCACAACATGGGAGCATGAATTGCAGTCATCCATACGCCTCTTTCAGCTTTGACTCCCACTGTGACTTTGAATGCAACGAGGGCTTCTGGCGGAGAGGAACACCAACTCTGACGTGCAACAACTCAGGTTACTGGAGTCAAGATCGACCCACATGCCAAC CTGTGCAGTGTGAAGCCATTCGGGCCTCGTCTGTATCCCTGTCTATGAACTGCTCCCATCCTCTGGGGAACTTCCGCTTCAGCTCCCAG
- the LOC130193745 gene encoding L-selectin-like isoform X2: MNWTEARKWCQRTYTDMVVIQNQRENDYLVSLLPNRNMSPYFWIGITKNQKNETWTWIGNNSTWIGEQSWAANEPNNNHIKDFCVEIYVNTGVNRGKWNDEKCTNLKSPVCYEAQCTATSCDRGRCQETIGNITCLCEPGFTGNKCQTAQCTAMSCNRGRCQETIDNITCLCEPGFTGNKCQTAVECPPLSQPGDGYLNCSGEKLTFNSTCWFKCYPGFLITGSQDVTCGVTGVWSGPRPFCASYKQALLAVVGCVAVSAFCCVCFCWMKRRKRKEVAQVRQPEETTSPSTEALG, encoded by the exons ATGAACTGGACCGAGGCCCGAAAGTGGTGCCAGAGAACTTACACAGACATGGTGGTCAtccagaaccagagagagaaCGACTATCTGGTCTCCTTGCTGCCAAACAGAAACATGAGTCCATATTTTTGGATTGGAATCACTAAAAACCAGAAGAATGAGACTTGGACCTGGATTGGTAATAACAGCACGTGGATTGGAGAACAGTCATGGGCAGCGAACGAGCCCAACAACAACCACATCAAAGACTTCTGCGTGGAGATCTACGTGAATACAGGAGTAAACAGAGGGAAGTGGAACGATGAGAAGTGCACCAATCTAAAATCCCCTGTTTGTTATGAAG CCCAATGTACGGCAACATCATGTGACAGGGGAAGATGCCAGGAGACCATAGGTAACATTACCTGCCTCTGTGAGCCCGGCTTCACGGGAAACAAGTgccagacag CCCAATGTACGGCAATGTCATGCAACAGGGGAAGATGCCAGGAGACCATAGATAACATTACCTGCCTCTGTGAGCCCGGCTTCACGGGAAACAAGTgccagacag CTGTGGAGTGCCCCCCTCTGTCTCAGCCTGGTGATGGATACCTTAACTGCTCGGGGGAAAAGCTGACATTCAACTCAACCTGTTGGTTTAAGTGCTACCCGGGCTTCCTGATCACCGGCTCGCAGGACGTTACCTGCGGGGTCACCGGGGTCTGGAGCGGCCCGAGACCTTTTTGTGCAA GCTATAAACAGGCTCTGTTGGCGGTGGTCGGCTGTGTAGCCGTCTCCGCTTTCTGCTGCGTCTGTTTTTGCTGGATGAAGCGCAGAAAAC GAAAGGAAGTTGCGCAAGTAAG GCAGCCTGAAGAAACCACGAGTCCATCCACTGAGGCTCTGGGTTGA
- the sele gene encoding E-selectin: MELSFGLLQTCRPKTSWISFIFLYSMLCIWTNVECWSYFYSNNNNMTWPQARAWCREHYTDMVAIQNQEEIGHLNSWLPRKRTYYWIGIRKVENVWTWVGTGKALTPEATNWAKGEPNNGRRGRSKRVKEDCVEMYIKSDSQPGKWNDERCEKLKTALCYTAACKNDSCRYGDCVETINSHECACFEGFYGEKCEQVVQCNMEEVTVPYKGSVNCTHKYGNFSYDSSCQYSCDEGYQLSVARPLKCNASQQWSEQPPSCELVQCQGLSSPAGGSMKCSDPLGNSSYQSTCVFTCDEGHVLAGSPSNTLQCEASGMWNASQPLCLAVQCPSLQQLDNGFVNCGADADVMFSYGNTCSFSCGPGYHLVGPSKAACTSAAVWSDRKPRCEAITCQLPEVGAHLVTECSRPLTKLRPNSTCSFSCEAGFELQGAPSTQCSEGGLWSKAIPTCTAIGCLAPEVPTSGQISCSPALSSPVFTVTPHPLGTVCIFTCDEGHILASSPSNTLQCEASGMWNASQPLCLAVQCPSLQQLDNGFVNCGADADVMFSYGNICSFSCGPGYHLVGPSKVACTSAAVWSDRKPRCEAITCQLPEVGAHLVTECSRPLTKLRPNSTCSFSCEAGFELQGAPSTQCSEGGLWSKAIPTCTAIGCLAPEVPTSGQISCSPALSSPASTVTPHPLGTVCIFTCDEGHELQGALGMECANPGQWTSAPPNCTAVRCPLLEAPENGDINCSNSEPVFNSQCSFTCSQDYSLEGHELLTCDRHGNWTSGQKPTCQAPPSPVTAIASGVATGGALLSGLSLAVWILKRLKQRANKFELNSNSDIEAPPQVYKNSIDSLI, translated from the exons ATG GAGTTGAGTTTTGGATTActtcagacctgcagacctaAGACCTCATGGATCAGCTTCATCTTTCTTTACTCAA TGCTGTGCATATGGACGAATGTAGAATGCTGGTCCTACTtctactctaacaacaacaacatgacgtGGCCTCAGGCCCGAGCCTGGTGCCGGGAGCACTACACCGACATGGTGGCCATCCAGAACCAGGAGGAGATCGGGCATCTCAACAGCTGGCTGCCCAGGAAACGCACCTACTACTGGATCGGCATACGCAAGGTCGAGAATGTCTGGACCTGGGTTGGCACCGGCAAGGCTCTGACGCCAGAAGCAACCAACTGGGCAAAGGGCGAGCCAAACAATGGCCGACGTGGGAGGAGTAAGCGGGTGAAAGAGGACTGTGTGGAGATGTACATTAAAAGTGATTCGCAGCCGGGAAAATGGAATGATGAGCGCTGCGAAAAGTTGAAGACGGCTCTTTGCTACACAG CGGCCTGTAAGAACGACTCGTGTCGCTATGGCGACTGTGTGGAAACCATCAACAGCCATGAGTGTGCTTGCTTCGAGGGCTTTTACGGAGAGAAGTGCGAGCAAG TTGTCCAGTGTAACATGGAGGAGGTGACCGTTCCATATAAAGGAAGTGTAAATTGCACTCATAAGTATGGGAACTTCTCTTATGACTCCTCCTGCCAGTATTCATGCGATGAAGGATACCAGCTGAGTGTGGCAAGGCCCCTGAAGTGCAATGCCTCCCAGCAGTGGTCCGAGCAGCCTCCTTCATGTGAAT TGGTCCAGTGTCAGGGGCTGTCAAGTCCAGCAGGAGGATCCATGAAGTGCTCCGACCCTCTGGGCAACTCCAGCTACCAGTCCACCTGCGTGTTCACCTGTGACGAAGGCCACGTCCTCGCCGGTTCCCCGTCTAACACCCTGCAATGTGAAGCCTCAGGGATGTGGAATGCTTCGCAGCCGCTTTGTCTCG CTGTCCAGTGCCCCTCTCTCCAGCAGCTGGACAACGGCTTTGTGAACTGTGGGGCCGATGCAGATGTGATGTTCAGCTACGGAAACACCTGCAGCTTCAGCTGTGGCCCCGGGTACCACCTGGTGGGGCCGAGCAAGGCGGCATGCACGTCAGCAGCTGTGTGGAGTGACAGGAAGCCTCGCTGTGAAG CCATCACTTGCCAGCTTCCGGAAGTAGGAGCTCACCTCGTCACCGAGTGCAGCCGACCTTTGACTAAACTGCGGCCAAACTCCACCTGCAGCTTCAGCTGTGAAGCCGGCTTTGAACTGCAGGGAGCGCCCAGCACTCAGTGTTCTGAGGGCGGACTGTGGAGTAAAGCCATACCTACCTGCACAG CAATAGGATGTCTCGCTCCTGAGGTCCCAACAAGTGGCCAGATCAGTTGCAGCCCAGCTCTGTCTTCACCTGTGTTTACTGTGACCCCCCATCCACTTGGTACGGTCTGCATTTTCACCTGTGACGAAGGCCACATCCTCGCCAGTTCCCCGTCTAACACCCTGCAATGTGAAGCCTCAGGGATGTGGAATGCTTCGCAGCCGCTTTGTCTCG CTGTCCAGTGCCCCTCTCTCCAGCAGCTGGACAACGGCTTTGTGAACTGTGGGGCCGATGCAGATGTGATGTTCAGCTACGGAAACATCTGCAGCTTCAGCTGTGGCCCCGGGTACCACCTGGTGGGGCCGAGCAAGGTGGCATGCACGTCAGCAGCTGTGTGGAGTGACAGGAAGCCTCGCTGTGAAG CCATCACTTGCCAGCTTCCGGAAGTAGGAGCTCACCTCGTCACCGAGTGCAGCCGACCTTTGACTAAACTGCGGCCAAACTCCACCTGCAGCTTCAGCTGTGAAGCCGGCTTTGAACTGCAGGGAGCGCCCAGCACTCAGTGTTCTGAGGGCGGACTGTGGAGTAAAGCCATACCTACCTGCACAG CAATAGGATGTCTCGCTCCTGAGGTCCCAACAAGTGGCCAGATCAGTTGCAGCCCAGCTCTGTCTTCACCTGCGTCTACTGTGACCCCCCATCCACTTGGTACGGTCTGCATTTTCACCTGTGACGAAGGCCACGAGCTGCAGGGTGCACTTGGCATGGAGTGTGCAAATCCAGGCCAGTGGACCTCCGCACCGCCAaactgcacag CAGTGAGATGCCCGTTGCTCGAGGCTCCTGAAAACGGTGATATCAACTGCTCCAACAGTGAGCCAGTGTTCAACTCACAGTGCTCCTTCACATGCAGTCAGGATTACTCATTAGAGGGACATGAGCTGCTGACCTGTGATCGTCATGGCAATTGGACGAGTGGACAGAAACCCACCTGCCAAG CTCCCCCATCCCCGGTCACTGCCATTGCATCTGGTGTGGCAACAGGGGGCGCTCTGTTGTCTGGGCTGTCTCTCGCTGTGTGGATCCTGAAACGGCTGAAACAGAGGGCAAACAAGTTTGAGCTTAACAG CAACTCTGACATAGAGGCCCCTCCACAAGTCTACAAAAACAGTATTGACAGCCTGATATAG